A single window of Gossypium arboreum isolate Shixiya-1 chromosome 13, ASM2569848v2, whole genome shotgun sequence DNA harbors:
- the LOC108461440 gene encoding uncharacterized protein LOC108461440 isoform X1, producing MSTIENVLIQIFERKNRIIDNVKQQILLFDHQLASKCLIDGFVPPPWLLSSSSFELNTDDLISGLLLPHSQQSIPYCSLYQQPVVTTDNVQLPHVLCSGVGVDASNEGLDKFLSGKTDQLDPSVTSPQDCRDGMVSDICPDPCLSLTRIQRSKSRQRALEHRNSAKVCKNVESFDKNDDACNSQNKVSKIASLMSGPVDKLELIRSGDNVVSYEVEKEERGQCRSKERSEYFYSGRVTRSSSVQPSKSMGGPSGAGNTSCVAEQYEVAPMESICKSGQHHVSHEFLEPKVAEPVDNTESCLVKNEARGPCWSQERGEDICSGGITRSRSSVHPPMSVNCPPSAGKNFCVAKQDGILFTESINKSRQQPDAADELLQFVKPVENVVTFVVAKQERDQYPSKERGGSIYSGRVTRSRSSVRSPNSVDGLLCVGKPSEGATCDENMLIECISRSKAQPDVVDKSLALVRPTVISNETCGSRKARDHRSKERGNNVYQGRLTRSRSSSQYQTMENDVVDQYNDGSTGSRPNHSVKLFKLDSSNTLENKVRQSKSTSSNQFLYAKSSERSEGVELSSGTQVDSLPCIDGSGLAELNQCDAFVAETDANSGELVEASASSASNLDGGNNPSLIKSLNRYEGVELEVIGKSQQSSSAIKVLPKQLDFIDLGDCTVKEASSLLLKSENMINSLDKSSLTPFPCADNLDEVTSVHYQETYNSSHERQLPEKQEDFSKEEKPSETAFSKTSGGRISNLNVLSSVKGTPEVCSDVVTSTVPESIEISEQKTFMEDLPTTSKVCYEALHKNLLQDGAGSNIDVESGMDYLFEKDNGKVEEAKSVIMVRETSHLNFNTDLCGGPPICSPPLLRVGDASTIDAFGHPCAALFEETTGQSLKEKMESSPQNQDEVAMGRCIAGDTGSVLDQKHAKSSDKVAVQSIRLGKHSRSHVEGSWSHKRRKVDGQQSNSLSLSLNLKEEDAMQLNAKLLVDEEQIGGKYNRNERGRSENTPSNFIHKQFDVASVSSSPLANLENFDQSEDAPGTVYPSSIMFDSTRKCTADENQIILNVGDNSDFANIEHLACDERSKKESKCHLGEDGEFSTFLISSPCRPPRGFISADQSRPELEGFIIQTEDKQICNGGEGIGFEKLHLSNPTIERASLLEQLCKSACTHTPLPQFPTTCRMHQATGLYQSVPKGLLECMDLRSTLPKSDDRKSHLKVSSSCFGEEANCATSLCQSVPNGLLECMDPRSTFPENSDSSHLKISSSCFAEETNHALLGGCFSDCLPLSSSQLIGNVKNPYLSPVGKFWDRITSNSDSSEKRGSLKLELPCINEENENMEEVVDAIHFQEGTASKRLTCSAKRVPLAGIMECPNAPSVSGAEIFHVRDSLDSVNTAYSFIGTENGIKQKVEKQNATKRRDINKSKENCSIGPGMTTTKRASESLRYKFSKPKLSQKTNPRKGGPSFSEKELKLNNIVSNVTTFIPLVQQKQAASIATGKRDVKVKALEAAEAAKKLAEKKENDRKMKKEALKLERVRLEQENLRQLELEKKKKEERKKKEADMAAKKRQREEEERLEKERKRKRIEEARRQRCAPEDNLCSKKDGKEKKCQAPDERAQTIKVPNGEALKLEKMQRVGTNEGKMSATEISTAVSSTTDAVKTSTASEDFHAKAMSTLDRAKASENNDADITIEQSYDISPYKGSDDEEEDDDENEPNRKFVPPWVSKNHVAWAIISQQKLDPEAIFPPESFCSISQVLLPRKLQQHRAS from the exons aTGTCGACCATAGAGAATGTGTTGATTCAGATCTTCGAGAGGAAGAATCGAATAATCGATAACGTAAAGCAGCAAATCCTTCTGTTCGATCACCAACTGGCTTCCAAGTGTCTCATCGATGGCTTCGTTCCTCCGCCTTGGCTCCTCTCCTCTTCTTCCTTCG AGTTGAATACGGATGATCTTATCTCAGGACTCCTACTTCCACATTCACAACAATCCATTCCTTACTGTTCTCTGTATCAACAGCCAGTTGTTACAACCGATAACGTACAATTACCCCATGTTTTATGCTCTGGAGTTGGAGTTGATGCTTCGAATGAAGGCTTAGATAAGTTCCTTTCTGGTAAAACTGATCAGCTGGATCCTAGTGTTACATCTCCTCAAGATTGTAGAGATGGGATGGTCTCAGATATTTGTCCTGACCCTTGTTTATCACTAACAAGAATCCAGAGATCTAAGTCTAGACAACGGGCTTTAGAGCATCGAAACAGTGCAAAAGTGTGCAAAAACGTTGAGAGCTTTGACAAGAATGATGATGCTTGCAATAGTCAAAACAAAGTGTCCAAGATTGCATCTTTAATGTCTGGTCCTGTGGATAAGTTGGAATTGATCAGATCTGGTGATAATGTTGTGAGTTATGAGGTGGAAAAGGAAGAAAGAGGGCAATGTCGGAGCAAGGAAAGAAGTGAATATTTTTACTCCGGCAGAGTCACAAGATCAAGTTCTGTCCAACCTTCCAAGTCCATGGGTGGGCCTTCAGGTGCAGGTAACACTTCTTGTGTTGCTGAGCAGTATGAGGTGGCACCTATGGAATCCATCTGCAAATCAGGACAACATCATGTTTCTCATGAGTTTTTGGAACCAAAAGTTGCTGAACCTGTTGATAACACTGAAAGTTGTCTAGTCAAAAATGAAGCAAGAGGTCCATGCTGGAGCCAGGAAAGGGGTGAAGATATTTGCTCCGGTGGTATCACAAGGTCAAGAAGTTCCGTTCACCCTCCAATGTCTGTGAATTGTCCTCCAAGTGCAGGTAAGAACTTTTGTGTTGCAAAGCAGGATGGTATTTTGTTTACAGAATCTATTAACAAATCAAGACAACAGCCTGATGCTGCTGATGAGTTATTGCAATTTGTCAAACCAGTTGAGAATGTTGTTACTTTTGTAGTGGCGAAGCAAGAAAGAGATCAATACCCGAGCAAGGAAAGGGGTGGAAGTATTTATTCTGGTAGGGTCACAAGATCTAGAAGTTCTGTCCGGTCTCCAAATTCTGTAGATGGGCTTTTGTGTGTAGGCAAACCTTCTGAAGGTGCAACATGTGACGAAAATATGCTTATAGAATGCATCAGCAGATCAAAGGCACAGCCTGATGTTGTTGATAAGTCGTTGGCATTGGTAAGGCCTACTGTTATTTCCAATGAAACATGTGGTTCTAGGAAAGCAAGAGACCACCGAAGCAAGGAAAGGGGCAACAATGTTTATCAAGGTAGATTAACAAGATCCAGAAGTTCTAGCCAATACCAAACAATGGAGAATGATGTTGTAGATCAATATAATGATGGTAGTACCGGGTCAAGACCTAATCATAGTGTAAAGTTGTTTAAACTCGATTCCTCTAATACTCTGGAGAATAAAGTTAGACAATCCAAATCAACATCTTCCAACCAGTTCCTATATGCAAAGTCATCAGAGAGGTCTGAAGGGGTTGAACTTAGTTCTGGTACTCAAGTAGATTCTTTGCCTTGTATTGATGGTAGTGGTCTTGCTGAATTGAATCAATGTGATGCATTTGTTGCTGAAACTGATGCAAATTCTGGTGAGTTAGTTGAGGCTTCAGCTAGTTCTGCCTCTAACTTGGATGGTGGTAACAATCCTTCTCTTATAAAGTCATTGAATAGGTATGAAGGAGTTGAGTTGGAAGTCATAGGAAAAAGTCAGCAGTCTTCATCTGCTATTAAGGTGTTGCCCAAGCAACTTGATTTTATTGATTTGGGAGACTGCACTGTGAAGGAAGCTTCTAGTCTTTTATTGAAGAGTGAAAACATGATCAACTCGTTGGATAAAAGTTCTCTTACACCATTTCCTTGTGCAGATAATCTGGATGAAGTAACTTCTGTTCACTACCAAGAAACATACAACTCATCCCATGAACGGCAGTTGCCAGAGAAGCAAGAGGATTTTAGCAAAGAAGAGAAACCGTCTGAAACAGCTTTTAGCAAGACATCTGGTGGTAGAATTTCCAATTTAAATGTTTTGTCCTCAGTAAAAGGCACACCTGAGGTTTGTAGTGATGTTGTAACAAGTACTGTACCTGAAAGCATTGAAATCTCTGAACAGAAAACTTTCATGGAAGATCTTCCAACTACCTCTAAAGTTTGTTATGAAGCTTTGCATAAAAACTTACTACAGGATGGGGCAGGATCTAACATAGATGTTGAGTCAGGGATGGATTATCTCTTTGAGAAGGATAATGGGAAGGTTGAAGAAGCAAAATCTGTAATCATGGTCCGAGAAACTAGTCATCTTAATTTTAATACTGATTTATGCGGTGGTCCTCCTATTTGTAGCCCTCCCCTGCTAAGGGTAGGAGATGCAAGTACCATTGATGCATTTGGACATCCTTGTGCTGCATTGTTTGAAGAAACAACAGGTCAGTCTCTGAAAGAGAAAATGGAGTCCAGTCCTCAAAATCAAGATGAAGTCGCAATGGGAAGATGTATTGCTGGTGACACAGGTTCAGTTCTAGATCAAAAACATGCAAAATCAAGTGACAAGGTTGCAGTTCAGTCCATACGACTAGGTAAGCATTCTAGATCCCACGTGGAGGGATCATGGTCTCATAAACGGAGGAAGGTTGATGGTCAACAAAGTAATTCCCTGTCTTTGTCATTAAACTTGAAG GAGGAAGATGCTATGCAGTTAAACGCTAAGCTCCTAGTTGATGAAGAACAAATTGGG GGGAAATATAATCGAAATGAGAGGGGCAGAAGTGAAAACACCCCTTCCAATTTTATCCATAAACAATTTGATGTGGCTTCTGTCTCAAGTTCACCCCTAGCGAACCTTGAAAATTTTGATCAATCAGAGGATGCACCAGGAACAGTATATCCATCCAGCATCATGTTTGATTCAACAAGGAAATGCACTGCAGATGAGAACCAAATTATATTGAATGTTGGGGATAACTCTGACTTTGCAAATATTGAACATTTGGCTTGTGATgaaagaagcaagaaagaaagcAAATGTCATCTAGGAGAAGATGGTGAGTTTTCAACTTTTCTCATTAGTTCTCCTTGTCGACCACCTAGAGGTTTTATCAGTGCTGATCAAAGCAGACCAGAACTTGAGGGGTTCATTATTCAGACAGAAGATAAGCAAATATGTAATGGTGGAGAAGGCATTGGCTTCGAAAAATTGCACCTTTCAAATCCTACAATAGAACGGGCTAGCCTTCTAGAGCAGCTTTGTAAATCTGCTTGCACCCATACCCCACTGCCCCAATTTCCAACCACATGTAGAATGCACCAAGCAACTGGTCTTTACCAATCTGTTCCTAAAGGACTTCTAGAATGCATGGATCTGAGGAGCACTCTTCCTAAAAGCGATGATAGAAAAAGTCACCTTAAAGTTAGCAGTAGTTGCTTTGGTGAGGAAGCAAACTGTGCAACTAGTCTTTGCCAATCTGTTCCTAATGGACTTCTAGAATGCATGGATCCGAGAAGCACTTTTCCTGAAAACAGTGATAGTAGTCACCTTAAAATTAGCAGTAGTTGCTTTGCTGAGGAAACAAACCATGCACTTCTTGGAGGATGCTTTTCTGATTGCTTGCCATTGTCTAGTTCTCAACTTATCGGAAATGTGAAGAATCCTTATCTTTCTCCAGTTGGCAAGTTTTGGgatagaatcacatcaaactctgACAGTTCAGAGAAGCGAGGTAGCCTAAAGCTAGAGCTGCCCTGCATTAATGAAGAAAATGAGAACATGGAAGAGGTGGTTGACGCAATTCACTTTCAGGAAGGCACTGCATCGAAACGATTGACTTGCTCTGCCAAAAGGGTACCACTTGCTGGGATTATGGAATGCCCAAATGCTCCATCAGTTTCTGGAGCTGAAATATTTCATGTTAGAGATAGCCTGGACTCTGTGAACACAGCCTACAGCTTCATTGGGACTGAGAATGGTATCAAGCAAAAGGTTGAAAAACAGAATGCCACAAAGAGGAGAGATATAAATAAGTCGAAAGAGAACTGCAGTATAGGACCAGGGATGACTACTACCAAAAGGGCAAGTGAATCACTTCGTTATAAGTTCAGTAAACCAAAATTATCTCAGAAAACCAATCCAAGAAAAGGTGGGCCAAGTTTCTCAGAAAAGGAGTTGAAGCTAAATAATATAGTTTCAAATGTAACTACATTTATTCCACTTGTTCAGCAAAAACAAGCAGCTTCCATTGCTACTG GGAAGAGGGATGTTAAAGTGAAGGCTCTGGAGGCCGCTGAAGCTGCAAAGAAACTtgctgaaaagaaagaaaatgatcGCAAGATGAAAAAGGAGGCACTGAAACTTGAACGAGTGAGGTTGGAGCAAGAAAACTTGAGGCAGTTGGAgcttgagaagaaaaagaaagaagaacgaAAGAAAAAAGAGGCTGATATGGCTGCTAAGAAACGACAGagggaagaagaagaaagattggagaaagagagaaaaagaaagcgTATTGAAGAAGCACGGAGGCAGCGATGTGCTCCTGAAGACAATTTATGttcaaagaaagatggcaaagaaAAGAAGTGCCAAGCCCCG GATGAGAGAGCACAAACAATAAAGGTTCCTAATGGTGAAGCATTGAAGCTTGAGAAAATGCAAAGAGTAGGCACAAATGAAGGAAAAATGTCAGCCACGGAAATTAGCACAGCTGTTTCTTCAACTACTGATGCTGTAAAAACAAGCACGGCCAGTGAAGATTTTCATGCAAAG GCAATGAGCACCTTGGATAGAGCAAAAGCGAGTGAGAATAATGATGCAGATATAACCATTGAACAATCTTATGATATTTCTCCTTACAAAGGTTctgatgatgaagaagaagatgacgatGAAAATGAACCTAACAGAAAATTTGTTCCTCCATGGGTAAG TAAAAATCACGTGGCCTGGGCTATCATTTCCCAGCAAAAATTAGATCCAGAAGCAATATTTCCCCCAGAAAGCTTTTGCAGCATTTCTCAAG TTCTCTTGCCAAGAAAACTCCAGCAGCATCGTGCAAGTTAA
- the LOC108461440 gene encoding uncharacterized protein LOC108461440 isoform X2: protein MSTIENVLIQIFERKNRIIDNVKQQILLFDHQLASKCLIDGFVPPPWLLSSSSFELNTDDLISGLLLPHSQQSIPYCSLYQQPVVTTDNVQLPHVLCSGVGVDASNEGLDKFLSGKTDQLDPSVTSPQDCRDGMVSDICPDPCLSLTRIQRSKSRQRALEHRNSAKVCKNVESFDKNDDACNSQNKVSKIASLMSGPVDKLELIRSGDNVVSYEVEKEERGQCRSKERSEYFYSGRVTRSSSVQPSKSMGGPSGAGNTSCVAEQYEVAPMESICKSGQHHVSHEFLEPKVAEPVDNTESCLVKNEARGPCWSQERGEDICSGGITRSRSSVHPPMSVNCPPSAVAKQERDQYPSKERGGSIYSGRVTRSRSSVRSPNSVDGLLCVGKPSEGATCDENMLIECISRSKAQPDVVDKSLALVRPTVISNETCGSRKARDHRSKERGNNVYQGRLTRSRSSSQYQTMENDVVDQYNDGSTGSRPNHSVKLFKLDSSNTLENKVRQSKSTSSNQFLYAKSSERSEGVELSSGTQVDSLPCIDGSGLAELNQCDAFVAETDANSGELVEASASSASNLDGGNNPSLIKSLNRYEGVELEVIGKSQQSSSAIKVLPKQLDFIDLGDCTVKEASSLLLKSENMINSLDKSSLTPFPCADNLDEVTSVHYQETYNSSHERQLPEKQEDFSKEEKPSETAFSKTSGGRISNLNVLSSVKGTPEVCSDVVTSTVPESIEISEQKTFMEDLPTTSKVCYEALHKNLLQDGAGSNIDVESGMDYLFEKDNGKVEEAKSVIMVRETSHLNFNTDLCGGPPICSPPLLRVGDASTIDAFGHPCAALFEETTGQSLKEKMESSPQNQDEVAMGRCIAGDTGSVLDQKHAKSSDKVAVQSIRLGKHSRSHVEGSWSHKRRKVDGQQSNSLSLSLNLKEEDAMQLNAKLLVDEEQIGGKYNRNERGRSENTPSNFIHKQFDVASVSSSPLANLENFDQSEDAPGTVYPSSIMFDSTRKCTADENQIILNVGDNSDFANIEHLACDERSKKESKCHLGEDGEFSTFLISSPCRPPRGFISADQSRPELEGFIIQTEDKQICNGGEGIGFEKLHLSNPTIERASLLEQLCKSACTHTPLPQFPTTCRMHQATGLYQSVPKGLLECMDLRSTLPKSDDRKSHLKVSSSCFGEEANCATSLCQSVPNGLLECMDPRSTFPENSDSSHLKISSSCFAEETNHALLGGCFSDCLPLSSSQLIGNVKNPYLSPVGKFWDRITSNSDSSEKRGSLKLELPCINEENENMEEVVDAIHFQEGTASKRLTCSAKRVPLAGIMECPNAPSVSGAEIFHVRDSLDSVNTAYSFIGTENGIKQKVEKQNATKRRDINKSKENCSIGPGMTTTKRASESLRYKFSKPKLSQKTNPRKGGPSFSEKELKLNNIVSNVTTFIPLVQQKQAASIATGKRDVKVKALEAAEAAKKLAEKKENDRKMKKEALKLERVRLEQENLRQLELEKKKKEERKKKEADMAAKKRQREEEERLEKERKRKRIEEARRQRCAPEDNLCSKKDGKEKKCQAPDERAQTIKVPNGEALKLEKMQRVGTNEGKMSATEISTAVSSTTDAVKTSTASEDFHAKAMSTLDRAKASENNDADITIEQSYDISPYKGSDDEEEDDDENEPNRKFVPPWVSKNHVAWAIISQQKLDPEAIFPPESFCSISQVLLPRKLQQHRAS, encoded by the exons aTGTCGACCATAGAGAATGTGTTGATTCAGATCTTCGAGAGGAAGAATCGAATAATCGATAACGTAAAGCAGCAAATCCTTCTGTTCGATCACCAACTGGCTTCCAAGTGTCTCATCGATGGCTTCGTTCCTCCGCCTTGGCTCCTCTCCTCTTCTTCCTTCG AGTTGAATACGGATGATCTTATCTCAGGACTCCTACTTCCACATTCACAACAATCCATTCCTTACTGTTCTCTGTATCAACAGCCAGTTGTTACAACCGATAACGTACAATTACCCCATGTTTTATGCTCTGGAGTTGGAGTTGATGCTTCGAATGAAGGCTTAGATAAGTTCCTTTCTGGTAAAACTGATCAGCTGGATCCTAGTGTTACATCTCCTCAAGATTGTAGAGATGGGATGGTCTCAGATATTTGTCCTGACCCTTGTTTATCACTAACAAGAATCCAGAGATCTAAGTCTAGACAACGGGCTTTAGAGCATCGAAACAGTGCAAAAGTGTGCAAAAACGTTGAGAGCTTTGACAAGAATGATGATGCTTGCAATAGTCAAAACAAAGTGTCCAAGATTGCATCTTTAATGTCTGGTCCTGTGGATAAGTTGGAATTGATCAGATCTGGTGATAATGTTGTGAGTTATGAGGTGGAAAAGGAAGAAAGAGGGCAATGTCGGAGCAAGGAAAGAAGTGAATATTTTTACTCCGGCAGAGTCACAAGATCAAGTTCTGTCCAACCTTCCAAGTCCATGGGTGGGCCTTCAGGTGCAGGTAACACTTCTTGTGTTGCTGAGCAGTATGAGGTGGCACCTATGGAATCCATCTGCAAATCAGGACAACATCATGTTTCTCATGAGTTTTTGGAACCAAAAGTTGCTGAACCTGTTGATAACACTGAAAGTTGTCTAGTCAAAAATGAAGCAAGAGGTCCATGCTGGAGCCAGGAAAGGGGTGAAGATATTTGCTCCGGTGGTATCACAAGGTCAAGAAGTTCCGTTCACCCTCCAATGTCTGTGAATTGTCCTCCAAGTGCAG TGGCGAAGCAAGAAAGAGATCAATACCCGAGCAAGGAAAGGGGTGGAAGTATTTATTCTGGTAGGGTCACAAGATCTAGAAGTTCTGTCCGGTCTCCAAATTCTGTAGATGGGCTTTTGTGTGTAGGCAAACCTTCTGAAGGTGCAACATGTGACGAAAATATGCTTATAGAATGCATCAGCAGATCAAAGGCACAGCCTGATGTTGTTGATAAGTCGTTGGCATTGGTAAGGCCTACTGTTATTTCCAATGAAACATGTGGTTCTAGGAAAGCAAGAGACCACCGAAGCAAGGAAAGGGGCAACAATGTTTATCAAGGTAGATTAACAAGATCCAGAAGTTCTAGCCAATACCAAACAATGGAGAATGATGTTGTAGATCAATATAATGATGGTAGTACCGGGTCAAGACCTAATCATAGTGTAAAGTTGTTTAAACTCGATTCCTCTAATACTCTGGAGAATAAAGTTAGACAATCCAAATCAACATCTTCCAACCAGTTCCTATATGCAAAGTCATCAGAGAGGTCTGAAGGGGTTGAACTTAGTTCTGGTACTCAAGTAGATTCTTTGCCTTGTATTGATGGTAGTGGTCTTGCTGAATTGAATCAATGTGATGCATTTGTTGCTGAAACTGATGCAAATTCTGGTGAGTTAGTTGAGGCTTCAGCTAGTTCTGCCTCTAACTTGGATGGTGGTAACAATCCTTCTCTTATAAAGTCATTGAATAGGTATGAAGGAGTTGAGTTGGAAGTCATAGGAAAAAGTCAGCAGTCTTCATCTGCTATTAAGGTGTTGCCCAAGCAACTTGATTTTATTGATTTGGGAGACTGCACTGTGAAGGAAGCTTCTAGTCTTTTATTGAAGAGTGAAAACATGATCAACTCGTTGGATAAAAGTTCTCTTACACCATTTCCTTGTGCAGATAATCTGGATGAAGTAACTTCTGTTCACTACCAAGAAACATACAACTCATCCCATGAACGGCAGTTGCCAGAGAAGCAAGAGGATTTTAGCAAAGAAGAGAAACCGTCTGAAACAGCTTTTAGCAAGACATCTGGTGGTAGAATTTCCAATTTAAATGTTTTGTCCTCAGTAAAAGGCACACCTGAGGTTTGTAGTGATGTTGTAACAAGTACTGTACCTGAAAGCATTGAAATCTCTGAACAGAAAACTTTCATGGAAGATCTTCCAACTACCTCTAAAGTTTGTTATGAAGCTTTGCATAAAAACTTACTACAGGATGGGGCAGGATCTAACATAGATGTTGAGTCAGGGATGGATTATCTCTTTGAGAAGGATAATGGGAAGGTTGAAGAAGCAAAATCTGTAATCATGGTCCGAGAAACTAGTCATCTTAATTTTAATACTGATTTATGCGGTGGTCCTCCTATTTGTAGCCCTCCCCTGCTAAGGGTAGGAGATGCAAGTACCATTGATGCATTTGGACATCCTTGTGCTGCATTGTTTGAAGAAACAACAGGTCAGTCTCTGAAAGAGAAAATGGAGTCCAGTCCTCAAAATCAAGATGAAGTCGCAATGGGAAGATGTATTGCTGGTGACACAGGTTCAGTTCTAGATCAAAAACATGCAAAATCAAGTGACAAGGTTGCAGTTCAGTCCATACGACTAGGTAAGCATTCTAGATCCCACGTGGAGGGATCATGGTCTCATAAACGGAGGAAGGTTGATGGTCAACAAAGTAATTCCCTGTCTTTGTCATTAAACTTGAAG GAGGAAGATGCTATGCAGTTAAACGCTAAGCTCCTAGTTGATGAAGAACAAATTGGG GGGAAATATAATCGAAATGAGAGGGGCAGAAGTGAAAACACCCCTTCCAATTTTATCCATAAACAATTTGATGTGGCTTCTGTCTCAAGTTCACCCCTAGCGAACCTTGAAAATTTTGATCAATCAGAGGATGCACCAGGAACAGTATATCCATCCAGCATCATGTTTGATTCAACAAGGAAATGCACTGCAGATGAGAACCAAATTATATTGAATGTTGGGGATAACTCTGACTTTGCAAATATTGAACATTTGGCTTGTGATgaaagaagcaagaaagaaagcAAATGTCATCTAGGAGAAGATGGTGAGTTTTCAACTTTTCTCATTAGTTCTCCTTGTCGACCACCTAGAGGTTTTATCAGTGCTGATCAAAGCAGACCAGAACTTGAGGGGTTCATTATTCAGACAGAAGATAAGCAAATATGTAATGGTGGAGAAGGCATTGGCTTCGAAAAATTGCACCTTTCAAATCCTACAATAGAACGGGCTAGCCTTCTAGAGCAGCTTTGTAAATCTGCTTGCACCCATACCCCACTGCCCCAATTTCCAACCACATGTAGAATGCACCAAGCAACTGGTCTTTACCAATCTGTTCCTAAAGGACTTCTAGAATGCATGGATCTGAGGAGCACTCTTCCTAAAAGCGATGATAGAAAAAGTCACCTTAAAGTTAGCAGTAGTTGCTTTGGTGAGGAAGCAAACTGTGCAACTAGTCTTTGCCAATCTGTTCCTAATGGACTTCTAGAATGCATGGATCCGAGAAGCACTTTTCCTGAAAACAGTGATAGTAGTCACCTTAAAATTAGCAGTAGTTGCTTTGCTGAGGAAACAAACCATGCACTTCTTGGAGGATGCTTTTCTGATTGCTTGCCATTGTCTAGTTCTCAACTTATCGGAAATGTGAAGAATCCTTATCTTTCTCCAGTTGGCAAGTTTTGGgatagaatcacatcaaactctgACAGTTCAGAGAAGCGAGGTAGCCTAAAGCTAGAGCTGCCCTGCATTAATGAAGAAAATGAGAACATGGAAGAGGTGGTTGACGCAATTCACTTTCAGGAAGGCACTGCATCGAAACGATTGACTTGCTCTGCCAAAAGGGTACCACTTGCTGGGATTATGGAATGCCCAAATGCTCCATCAGTTTCTGGAGCTGAAATATTTCATGTTAGAGATAGCCTGGACTCTGTGAACACAGCCTACAGCTTCATTGGGACTGAGAATGGTATCAAGCAAAAGGTTGAAAAACAGAATGCCACAAAGAGGAGAGATATAAATAAGTCGAAAGAGAACTGCAGTATAGGACCAGGGATGACTACTACCAAAAGGGCAAGTGAATCACTTCGTTATAAGTTCAGTAAACCAAAATTATCTCAGAAAACCAATCCAAGAAAAGGTGGGCCAAGTTTCTCAGAAAAGGAGTTGAAGCTAAATAATATAGTTTCAAATGTAACTACATTTATTCCACTTGTTCAGCAAAAACAAGCAGCTTCCATTGCTACTG GGAAGAGGGATGTTAAAGTGAAGGCTCTGGAGGCCGCTGAAGCTGCAAAGAAACTtgctgaaaagaaagaaaatgatcGCAAGATGAAAAAGGAGGCACTGAAACTTGAACGAGTGAGGTTGGAGCAAGAAAACTTGAGGCAGTTGGAgcttgagaagaaaaagaaagaagaacgaAAGAAAAAAGAGGCTGATATGGCTGCTAAGAAACGACAGagggaagaagaagaaagattggagaaagagagaaaaagaaagcgTATTGAAGAAGCACGGAGGCAGCGATGTGCTCCTGAAGACAATTTATGttcaaagaaagatggcaaagaaAAGAAGTGCCAAGCCCCG GATGAGAGAGCACAAACAATAAAGGTTCCTAATGGTGAAGCATTGAAGCTTGAGAAAATGCAAAGAGTAGGCACAAATGAAGGAAAAATGTCAGCCACGGAAATTAGCACAGCTGTTTCTTCAACTACTGATGCTGTAAAAACAAGCACGGCCAGTGAAGATTTTCATGCAAAG GCAATGAGCACCTTGGATAGAGCAAAAGCGAGTGAGAATAATGATGCAGATATAACCATTGAACAATCTTATGATATTTCTCCTTACAAAGGTTctgatgatgaagaagaagatgacgatGAAAATGAACCTAACAGAAAATTTGTTCCTCCATGGGTAAG TAAAAATCACGTGGCCTGGGCTATCATTTCCCAGCAAAAATTAGATCCAGAAGCAATATTTCCCCCAGAAAGCTTTTGCAGCATTTCTCAAG TTCTCTTGCCAAGAAAACTCCAGCAGCATCGTGCAAGTTAA
- the LOC108463207 gene encoding nuclear transcription factor Y subunit B-9-like produces MERGDGFNRFYKHAKSSSGLSIMHGDSSNSNTNTNTIINNNAANNGNAANSNTMPPPCMVREQDQYMPIANVIRIMRRILPTHAKISDDAKETIQECVSEYISFITGEANERCQREQRKTITAEDVLWAMGKLGFDDYVEPLTVFLNRYRENENERTSLRSEPMLKRGIDYGPSMMMAPYGAGFHVGHQQGIFDGATAMGGYMRDGSSGGGGGPSSQASLANHFDPFGQFK; encoded by the exons ATGGAACGTGGTGATGGGTTCAATCGTTTTTACAAGCATGCAAAATCAAGTTCAG GGCTGAGCATCATGCATGGCGATTCTTCAAACTCCAACACCAACACCAACACCATCATCAATAACAACGCCGCTAACAATGGCAACGCCGCCAACTCAAACACCATGCCTCCGCCGTGTATGGTACGTGAGCAAGATCAATACATGCCGATAGCCAACGTGATCCGCATCATGCGTCGCATCCTTCCGACGCATGCCAAAATCTCCGACGACGCAAAGGAAACCATCCAGGAATGCGTCTCGGAGTACATAAGCTTCATCACTGGGGAAGCCAACGAACGGTGCCAACGCGAGCAACGCAAGACCATCACTGCGGAGGACGTGCTTTGGGCCATGGGAAAGCTGGGTTTCGACGACTACGTTGAGCCCCTCACCGTATTCTTGAACAGGTACCGGGAAAATGAGAACGAAAGGACTTCGCTGCGTAGCGAGCCGATGTTGAAGCGTGGGATAGACTATGGACCGTCTATGATGATGGCACCATATGGAGCTGGATTCCATGTGGGACATCAGCAGGGGATTTTCGATGGGGCGACGGCCATGGGAGGGTACATGAGGGATGGTTCGAGCGGTGGTGGTGGTGGACCATCGTCACAAGCTTCTTTGGCTAATCACTTTGATCCATTTGGTCAGTTCAAATGA